In Mycetocola zhujimingii, one DNA window encodes the following:
- the argB gene encoding acetylglutamate kinase, which translates to MTDTAATTDAIAKAAVLIEALPWLKRYHGAIAVVKFGGNAMVSPELTRAFAEDMVFLRHAGLKPVVVHGGGPQISARLTELGIESEFRGGYRVTTPEAMTVVRDVLNHDVNAHLVDLINEHGSFSIGLSGEAASSTESGAATTLFTGARRGAVVNGETVDLGLVGDVVSVAPQTVLDAIDAGLIPVISSIAPDGDVPGQVLNVNADAAASALAVALNADKFLILTDVAGLYSDWPDRDSLVSVISTTALRELLPALESGMIPKMAACLEAVDGGVRNAAIIDGRLEHSILLEVFTQQGIGTQIVGEDS; encoded by the coding sequence ATGACGGATACAGCAGCCACCACAGACGCTATAGCGAAAGCCGCGGTGCTCATCGAAGCGCTGCCATGGCTCAAGCGCTACCACGGCGCCATTGCCGTCGTGAAGTTCGGCGGGAACGCCATGGTCAGTCCCGAACTCACCCGTGCATTCGCCGAAGACATGGTCTTCCTCCGCCACGCGGGCCTCAAGCCGGTCGTCGTGCACGGCGGTGGGCCGCAGATTTCGGCACGGCTCACCGAGCTGGGCATCGAGAGCGAATTCCGTGGCGGCTACCGGGTGACAACGCCCGAGGCCATGACCGTTGTTCGCGACGTCCTGAACCACGACGTCAACGCGCACCTCGTCGACCTCATCAACGAGCACGGCAGCTTCTCGATCGGACTCAGCGGCGAAGCGGCGAGCAGCACCGAGTCCGGAGCGGCAACAACGCTCTTCACTGGAGCGCGCCGCGGAGCGGTCGTGAACGGCGAAACCGTCGACCTCGGTCTCGTCGGGGACGTCGTGTCGGTGGCACCACAGACCGTGCTCGACGCCATCGACGCCGGTCTCATCCCCGTCATCTCGTCGATAGCGCCCGACGGCGACGTGCCGGGCCAGGTTCTCAACGTGAACGCTGACGCCGCGGCATCCGCTCTCGCTGTGGCACTGAACGCTGACAAGTTCCTCATCCTCACCGATGTCGCAGGCCTCTACAGCGACTGGCCCGACCGTGATTCCCTCGTGTCGGTCATCTCGACGACGGCGCTGCGCGAGCTTCTGCCGGCTCTCGAATCGGGAATGATCCCCAAGATGGCCGCGTGTCTCGAAGCCGTCGACGGCGGAGTGCGCAACGCGGCGATCATCGACGGCAGGCTCGAGCACTCGATCCTGCTCGAGGTCTTCACCCAGCAGGGCATCGGAACACAGATCGTGGGGGAGGACTCATGA
- the argJ gene encoding bifunctional glutamate N-acetyltransferase/amino-acid acetyltransferase ArgJ — translation MTVTAAQGFEASGIAIGLKDSGGKDLALVVNRGPRYASAAVFTSNRAQANPILWSKQVIDDGTVNAIVLNSGGANCFTGPEGFQTTHATAEAVASALEVSAGDVLVCSTGLIGVQLDRDKLLPGVATAAAALSTDGGTDAAEAILTTDSHAKTAVVEGDGWVIGGMAKGAGMLAPGLATMLVVLTTDADLASDQLDRALRAATRVSFDRLDSDGCMSTNDQVTLLASGASGVSPDADSFTAAVREICLDLARQLQGDAEGASHDITIEVHGAVSEDDAVEVGRSVARNNLFKAAVFGNDPNWGRVLAAIGTTQAVFDPYAVDVSMNGVRVCHAGAPDAPREDVDLTGRAVSVVIDLKEGTESATILTNDLTHDYVHENSAYSS, via the coding sequence GTGACCGTCACCGCAGCACAGGGATTCGAAGCGTCAGGGATCGCAATCGGCCTCAAGGACTCAGGCGGCAAGGACCTCGCGCTCGTCGTCAACCGCGGGCCCCGCTACGCATCCGCCGCCGTGTTCACGAGCAACCGTGCGCAGGCCAATCCGATCCTCTGGTCGAAGCAGGTCATCGACGACGGAACGGTCAACGCGATCGTGCTCAACTCGGGCGGCGCCAACTGCTTCACCGGCCCCGAGGGCTTCCAGACCACCCACGCCACGGCCGAGGCCGTGGCATCCGCACTCGAGGTCTCAGCCGGCGACGTGCTCGTCTGCTCGACCGGCCTCATCGGCGTGCAGCTCGATCGTGACAAGCTCCTGCCCGGCGTCGCCACGGCGGCAGCGGCACTCAGCACCGACGGCGGAACCGACGCCGCCGAGGCGATCCTCACCACCGACAGCCACGCGAAGACGGCGGTCGTCGAGGGTGACGGCTGGGTGATCGGCGGAATGGCGAAGGGCGCAGGGATGCTCGCGCCCGGGCTCGCCACGATGCTCGTCGTGCTCACAACCGACGCCGACCTCGCCAGTGACCAGCTCGACCGCGCGCTGAGGGCGGCCACCAGGGTCAGCTTCGACCGCCTCGACTCGGACGGCTGCATGTCGACGAACGACCAGGTCACTCTCCTCGCGTCGGGGGCATCCGGGGTCTCACCCGACGCCGATTCGTTCACCGCTGCCGTCCGCGAGATCTGCCTCGACCTGGCTCGCCAGCTCCAGGGCGACGCCGAGGGCGCGAGCCACGACATCACCATCGAGGTTCACGGGGCCGTGAGCGAAGACGACGCCGTCGAGGTCGGCCGCTCCGTCGCACGGAACAACCTCTTCAAGGCCGCCGTCTTCGGCAACGACCCCAACTGGGGACGGGTCCTCGCCGCGATCGGGACCACCCAGGCCGTGTTCGACCCATACGCCGTCGACGTCTCGATGAACGGGGTTCGGGTCTGTCACGCCGGGGCGCCGGACGCCCCGCGTGAGGACGTCGACCTCACCGGCCGCGCGGTCTCGGTCGTCATCGATCTCAAAGAGGGCACCGAGTCTGCCACCATCCTGACCAACGACCTCACGCACGACTACGTGCACGAGAACAGCGCGTACTCGAGTTGA